The DNA window aaacctattccATAGAATCGCCTTTGGGATGTTGCCCAGTTGCAACCAAGAAAATCTCCATAATCCTTTTACAGTGGGTCAGGAgacacagaaaaagcaattcaatgaaTGAATGTCAGACTGCCTCCTGGTCTCATTGAGAAAGCTCCTGGTCTCATGGCTAACTCTCTTGCTGCCATTGACACATCTCCGGATTTCATTGACAAGTTTCCTGCTCTCAAAATCTGAGCACTGAGTGAGATTAGTCCAGATTTTATCAACGATAGCtgtcaaaatgaaataaaagtgcTCTGTATTCTCCACTGCGATATGTCATCCTTTCTGGCAAGAAAGAATTAaaaaacctctgcttttgccttctaccCATCCATATCCTGActtggccttctggaatagctggGACACGGCAAGCTTCCGATCTTACGAAATAGTTGAAATCACACAACAGCAGAATGGCCAACAAGCAAGAGCAAGTCATGCCCCTTGCCAGCCTCATGTGGCTCCCAACTGATCTCATTCAAAAGGCCTTTAAAAACCTCTCTCTTGGTTTCTAAGGTCTTGTGAATGGAGCCATTGACTCTAACATGCATTCCAATTTTGGCTGTGTAATTTAGCCgaaaaagatgtgcattagatttgagtaaatatgatgtttttctgtctgtgcatgAAATCATAGCACAATAACTGTACAGTGTGAAAAGACCATTGGTATTGGAGCATTAGGCTCTTTGAATTTATGGGGAACAGCAGCACCTCCACAGAAGCAGAAGCAAAGTTAACAATTCtgcctgttcttcctcttctctcctttGGCTTGGCTACAGACTCCAGGACTGGGAAGCTGCTTCCTGAACAATATAGAAACCACATTATTCATCTATGCCCAATAAAAATTACAAAGGTTGGGAGTAATTGATAGTACAAAATCCTCAGTGTTGCTAATAAGTAACTAAGCTAATTTATCTTTCATCCAAGGTGTTATTTaaacagaaaagtaacttcttCCCAAACATCTTTCTGTGTTGTATTGGGATCACACTGTTATTTCAGCTCCTGGAAGCAGTTCTAGGCTGTAAACAGTAAGTCATTCCAGCTTTACATCAATCTTTTTTAGTGGCTTGCTTTATTATTGGGACAGCAACTGTGGGGGTGCTTTGTTTATATGGACATGAAGTTTTCAAAGGACTAATAGAAAAAACATCTTCCAGAATCTTTTATATCGGGATcatttttttagggggggggggggggagttcagcAGACTTAATGCAGCTTCTCTAACCTTAGAGTGTTGGTGTCTCAGCGAGCTGCaaaacccatgattccatagctttgagacaTAGCGGTCAAAGTGCATCAAACTCCATTGAttttaccatgtagatgcacctggaGAAAGAGAACTTGTTTTAGCAAAGCAGCTTGTTTTTTACCTGGATTTGTAAAACACAGGTAGCATCACAAAAGATATCTATGCATTAGAGTGAGTGTCTGCAATTTCTTTGCAGACTTTTATAGTTTGTTATAGGCTCCACTGCTTTTCGTACTTCTACCTATGCCATAAATTCCAAGGGGCCAGTTGTGGACTACACAATTTCAGTGCTATGATCCCAATGGTTTGTCTGATGGAATCCTGACATTTGTAATTTGCTGAGGCTTTGGCATGCTCTGGCTAATAATTTTCAATTGTCCTCTTGAAACTGCCATTCCCAGTATTTTCTAGGATAGAACTATGGATTCACACTAATTCTATCATGTGAATGAACCATAGGTTCCTTTTTTTAGATAGGATGGCTCATCTTTTTCAAGTACCTCCAAAAATAAAGTTTCAGTGAAGTTATACTTATCTAGGGACTGTtgccctgaaacaccttttcactacAAACCATGCACACTTATAATccaataagtaaaagtttatttaaagaagattatataaatataatcaaagctaaaaaaaagagaagcaaagttccaaaagttatttccaagatagctaagagtccaaaatcctttcagatatagtctcaagagtcaatccacagatatatccaTAAGCATGATAGCAGGAATCCAAGGCAGGCACTctatgccacacatgaactaGAAACAGCAACAACTTGGAGACTTGCATATATGAATTCCCAAAGCATAGGACCAAGAACTGTGAGCTGTCCACCTGAATACAAGTTGTTCTCATGAAGAATTGTACCAGCAGAAACCACTTTAAAGGTCCCCAGTCCCTCCCATTACATCATTCCTCACACATCTGCATTTCCTCTCCTTATCTTTAAACCTCTGGGGTAAGCGTTTTGCCTGCGAAGTGAAGTTCCAAGCACCATGATCTGGACAAATattcatctcccacatttctctcagcctacACTTCTGGccgattctcatgagaactgatatcgCTTTCTCCAGTCTCGTGGAAACTGCCaagagattccaaaacaactctctccagGCTACTTCTATCCTCCTCTGAGCCCACTGAATCTATTCTAGCATCCCATTGCTCATCTTCtgaacactcagaatctgacACAAATAGCCAaacatgtatttctttttatcctttggACTTACCTATTTCACTAGAAAACATTAGGCCTGTCAGATTGGtggaaaaaatatttcattacTCCTTACAAAATTAGGCGGTAATGGTGAATCGtttctaaaatattataaatgtCAGTTTTCTTAATGAGTTAATTAATTATTCTTTCctattttgttaagtaattgcgcGGGAGGGGGGAAAGACTTCCAGGCTCCTTTCTCACTCATTTTTAGAGCTTTTGGGATAAaaattgctacaatggtagaatataTTTACCACTATCCCCCCCATCTCCCTCCCCCCATGTTTCAGAATGTTCCACTCATCTACTGAATTTTGGGAATATTTTAGATATTTACAAAACCCTTTTTTAAAGCAAAGTATAAGAACTATgtccttgaatttctctacaattacataatataaccagggcatcattatcaccaagtttcagaaagattagcacatctcctgattttttggggaatgtttaatgtttttgtcaaaaaataAATCTTTTTAGTTGCTATGGCTGGCTGGAGTGGGATGGGGTGAGGTTAGGTGGGGTTGGGTGGGATGGAGGACACATTTGGAGGGTAAGACACATTTTACATTGCACGCacgcccatcaagtttcagaacgtttgggccatccacagatttttaggaaattcttcatgtttctagaaataaaatctcctttaaaagaaACCCAAAGATATCCCCATAGAACCCCTGTAAAAGtggaaaaataaatacatgtgCCTGACTGAAATAACTTGTTGTGTGGTGATTGTTGGCTGCCAATGCACACAAATAGGTCAGCAGTGCACTCAGCAGGCCAGTAGCCCTCAACAATAcagcaaaaagataaaacagtcataaagcaAAAGGCCTTGACATGCATCATTTTTGCATGTCAAGAATACTCTGCTGGCAGGCCCCTCAAGTAAGTTTGGAAAGGGAAATGGGGGACTGTGAGGTTAGGAGGCAGGTACCATCCCACTCCTTCGGGCTCTAGAGTCCGAAGAATCAGGATCACTGTGGGGATTCACCTCTGGGACTGCAgaagcagtcctgggagtcaatccccacagggctcTCATCTAGAAAGATCCAAACCTTAGTTTAAGGTCCaggtctttccaggtgttttattaatctggaTCAAACTCAGAAATCCTAGTTGTCTCTGGATTAATTCTGTTTTACTTGAAGCATCATTTGGACAGCTCAgataaaaccaagacaggtcctgcattttaggcctgtctggaagggcctatggtggaggctccttatttgggggcttttaagcaaaggctggatagccatctatcgggggtgctttgaatgcaattttcctgcttcttagcagggggttggactggaaggcccacgagatctcttccaactctttaattctatgattctagactcTATCAGTTCTGAAATGTTGAGGTGTCTGACCCAATGCCTTGATGAGCTGTGACTGCAACAGATAGACACACAAATATGCagagtggtgatgatgatgatggtcatGGTGACAGGAAAAACTATTGGTGGCATATGTGGTCATAATATGGTTAAACCTATGCATGTTTGAAGAttagatagatcaataggtaattacatacagtccccaagttacaaacatctgacttacaaataactcctAGTAatgaatgggagtgagacaacagggaatgagagaaatctatccctaaagGGAAATTcccttctgaaagagttatcatggggaaaagatgtcttagctgaagctttatccccaatccttgtttccacaacaagccaaaatccaattatcacagtgacagaaagtgagatgaaatcttctcaacaggggtacagatagcaaaacaaacaccacaggcatgctaacccttccctatgctatccaaagctaaaatgtatgtattttttaGTGGTGTCACACttttaaatgtacctgttctggctaacatacaaattcaacttaagaacaaaccttcttgttcataacttgggactgcctgtactacttTTGAAACAAGAGAAAGTGCTCTCATTGCTTATTATCAAGCTGTAGTTTCCTTTCCACAAGAGGTCCACTTAACTCCCTCACTGTTCCTTTTTTTCAGTTGggctaagggcacttccagacagtgccaaaatccatGTTTTATAACTGTCAAAAAAACttgggacctgacagcaggtccacacagAAATTTGTCAGTCCTGCGATATGATCCTCTGCTGTTCTCACGACCTTCCCCTGTTGTGAATCAATATGAAGGGCGGATGGGGGACATCGtgtagaagttttttaaaaataaaaatatcactCTGCTTTGCGTTGGAccgtatatgcacacacatgtcaaaatataaacacaagcaaatTTGCATTTGCACTTTtgaggtccagcacataatgagggaatttaaaaaaaacaaaacttccgTTGGATTTCTCTTTTCCGCCAATCCTTAATTCATCCACTTATAAAAACCAGATGAGGAAATCAACTGGGTAGGTCATTTGCATTTATCCAACAGTATTCATTCCtacataaaagaaaaaatactaaagtaactaaaaatttaaaatataaaaagtatTCTGTGTCCGCTTCCATCTTAaaacaaaagtacagtagagtctcacttatccaagctaaacgggccagcagaagcttggataagcgaatatcttggataataaggagggattaaggaaaagcctattaaacatcaaattaggttatgatttcacaaatgaagcaccaaaacatcatgtgatacaacaaatttgacagaaaaagtagttcaatacgcagtaatgttatgttgtaattactgtattatgaatttagcaccaaaatatcatgatatatttaaaacattgactaaaaaaatggcttggattatccagaagcttggataagcgaggcttggataagtgagactctactgtataataaaaaaaaattaagtcagCATTCTAGTTATCTGTCTCTTTTTCTTTGGTACTTAGCTCCTAGGCTTCTGGCCACAATGGCAAAAATAGCAACCtacatattaataaaaaatatcacTGACTtctaggtttgttcttgagttggaTTTGTAAGCAAGTCAGAACAtgtatatttttttttccttgtaactttacctatctatctatctatctatctatctatctatctatctatctatctatctatctatctagtatctatctatctatctggaagggttaacacccctgtggcatgtcttttgctgtctgtgacccGTTTAGAAGAGTTCAGTTCACTTTCTTTCCCCgttgtaattggattttgaaaaaaatggcatgttgtggaaacaaggactggtgctaAAGCTtttgttgagacaccttttccccatgagaactctttcagaagtgaatttcccttctgagtggtagatgtctctcacttcttgttgtcttacctcagttcttaactatgatttgtttgtaagtcagacctttgtaactcggggactgcctgtatagcatTCTAAAGAACAGAAGATATAGGCAAGGAATTGATATCTTGGGAAATTATACAATAAGCATCTTAATAAATATTGCATGGGATCATTAACTTCGTCAGACTTACCTGTGTTTGGCCACTTTGACAAATATCTTGTGTTCTGTTGGCATGAATGTGGCCTAAGTAAATCTGCTTTGCCACACAGAAACCCCTTGTTTAAAGGGAGGGAAATatactatttttttctctttcagataAATTGAACTTTCAAGAAACACAGCCATGGGTATTGCATTAACAAAATCGTTAGTTAAAGAAGAGCTTCAACGATTCAAGGCTGCCAAGGAAGAAGGGAACATTGAAGATGTTAAAGCCAaaataatgaaggatatggaattATTAAATAACACCACACTTCATATTGCCATTACGGGAGATTCGGGATCTGGTAAATCATCACTTGTCAATGCCCTGCGAGAAATGACAGATGAAGAAAAGGACTCAGCACCGACTGGAGAAATCGAAATGACAAAGGATAAACAGTCATATAAGCATCCCAAGTTTCCTCAAGTTACACTTTGGGACCTGCCTGGAATTGGAACACCTAATTTTAAAGCAGATGAATATCTGAAGCAGGTAAATTTTCGCCAGTATGATTTTTTCATCATTGCTTCAGGAGAACGATTCACTGAAAATGATGTCAAGCTGGCTTGCGAAATTAAGGAAATGAAGAAGAAGTTCTATTATGTGCGCACAAAAATGGATGTAAGCATTAGTAATAACAAAAAGAGGAAAAACTTCAGTGAGGAAAAAACCCTCCAGGAAATCAGGAATTATTGCATCCAAAGATTGAGGGGCACAGGAGAACATTCACCAAGGGTTTTCCTAATATCAAGATGGCATTTGAACAACTATGAGTTTCCACTCCTTGTAAAAGCATTGGAGGAGGACCTGGATGCTCTCAAGAGACATGTTTTAATCATGGCTCTTCCAACTTTTTCAAAAGAAGTcatcaaaaagaaagagaatgctATGTCAGATCTTATATGGAAACTGTCCCTTCTGTCTTGTACTGTTGGGGCCATTCCTATCCCAGGCCTCTCTCTTGCTTGTGACATTGGTATCTTGGTGTCAACAATGAGAAAAATATTCAATTGCTTTGGGCTGGATGCAGAATCCCTTCGTAGGCTTGGAGAACGTGTTGGAAAACCTGTAGATGAATTGAAGTCTGCTAGGAAGAAATTCCAAGGAGTTGATACGCTCACCAAAGAATTTGTAATTGACTACTTGCAGAAGTCAGTGGCATGGATAACAGTATCTACAGTGGAGTTGGTTCTAGATTTTGTACCTGTCGTGGGCTCGGTGGTCGGTGGAGGAGCTTCTTTTGTAACCACGTACTACATGCTGAAGAATTTCCTGAGTGATGCTGTGGAAGATGCACAGAATGTTCTGGCAAAAGTTTgtgaaaaaaaagaatgaagaaaCCAAGGTTATGGAAACCCATTTGGTGTCCTCTGGCAAGTCACACTATTTCAACCTCAAAGGAAACTATAGCAAactttttctgaacaaatcttcccaagaaaatctCATAATATGATTGCCTAAAGATTtccatgaaggcacacaacaagaaccacCTATATTCCATATTGATCTTATTCACATCCACTGGCTCTTTCCATAATTCACTCAGAGAAAATGCTTTCCCCTTGCAATTTaagaataatactaataaaatatcATCCTTTCTTCACAACTGCTGCTCAGCTTTAATTCTTCCCATTGTCTCTACACCACAAAGTTTATAGGTGCTATGAAAATGTTTTGAACCATGTTACCCTGGTTCTGGGGCTACTCCCACTTCTCCCTAGAGGTCTGAGGAtcacatatcccccccccccccaattacaattttatggtcaacttccaagaGATGTTGACCCCAGAGTCTTGTTAGAGGACCAAAAGACTCCTAGAGACATACTATATTTATTAGAGTATAATGCAACACCAAATGTAACCAAAAGATGCATATTACAAAAAATGGTTTGGCccccaaatgtaatgtgcacaacAGCATTGGCAGCCAGCATGAATAACCATTTGGGAAGCCATCAAGACGTGGCTGGCGAATTTGCATGATTCCCAACTGGCCGCATTCATGAGGCCTTCAAAACCGAGGTGGAGATTTTGAAGACCTTGTGAATGAGGTCAGTTGAGAACTGCATGGGActaagcctccggtggcctaggggataacagcctcatgacttgaaggttgggttgctgacctgaagtctgccaggttcgaatcccacccggggagagtgcggatgagctccctctatcagctccagctccatgcggagacatgagagaagcctcccacaaggatggtaaaacatcaaaacatcccagcgtcccctgagcaacgtccttgcagacggccaattctctcactccagaagcaaatcCTGACATGGGGAAAAAAAAAGCCTGGTGGCAGGGCGGGGGCAgaaaaagagaccacaagggccatccaggagGCAGGATCAGAAACTGAGTGCAAAGAATGACTGGTTCATCAGATGGACAATCCTTGTCCTTTTCCAGGCGCTATGGAGTCTTGTGGCTGCTGCAACCAACAGAAACAGCCTCTTCATGTCAAACCCCCCCTGCCCCCCGCACACCTTCCTGGACACCTTTTGGGGTTCCTGGTTTCTCCAGGCCTTTTCACACAGGTGGGTTTATTTGTGTGATTCTAATGTACCACTGAATCCAACacacacctcaattttggcaatgtaattta is part of the Anolis carolinensis isolate JA03-04 unplaced genomic scaffold, rAnoCar3.1.pri scaffold_10, whole genome shotgun sequence genome and encodes:
- the LOC100567925 gene encoding interferon-inducible GTPase 5-like, translated to MGIALTKSLVKEELQRFKAAKEEGNIEDVKAKIMKDMELLNNTTLHIAITGDSGSGKSSLVNALREMTDEEKDSAPTGEIEMTKDKQSYKHPKFPQVTLWDLPGIGTPNFKADEYLKQVNFRQYDFFIIASGERFTENDVKLACEIKEMKKKFYYVRTKMDVSISNNKKRKNFSEEKTLQEIRNYCIQRLRGTGEHSPRVFLISRWHLNNYEFPLLVKALEEDLDALKRHVLIMALPTFSKEVIKKKENAMSDLIWKLSLLSCTVGAIPIPGLSLACDIGILVSTMRKIFNCFGLDAESLRRLGERVGKPVDELKSARKKFQGVDTLTKEFVIDYLQKSVAWITVSTVELVLDFVPVVGSVVGGGASFVTTYYMLKNFLSDAVEDAQNVLAKVCEKKE